In Artemia franciscana chromosome 8, ASM3288406v1, whole genome shotgun sequence, a genomic segment contains:
- the LOC136030647 gene encoding uncharacterized protein LOC136030647: MNLLLLLFLFRSFTAQDLKCNQTLENGEEVYIPRTRNQAWWKPFNCWYQLKTNSYQAKDVVFIIRFRKFKWGNLLNATHCDHAYLQILDGNSTGSYPGYFCGEIERSHLYISESNNVILQFMADNFTDQTYFSFDIKEELQQRLHPRYGQLSALYPNRRGQPIANGSPCDRFFTECRLQTCYVQSPAFPGFYPRNLNCKYLISTRQPFIKTACLNFTSYEKTAQSNLISLATPTTKVYNGRDRLILYGIEAL, encoded by the exons aTTTAAAATGCAATcaaactctagaaaacggagAAGAAGTTTATATCCCTAGAACCCGAAATCAAGCCTGGTggaaaccttttaattgttgGTATCAACTGAAAACCAATTCGTATCAAGCCAAAGATGTCGTTTTCATAATTCGTTTTAGAAAGTTCAAGTGGGGTAATCTACTTAATGCAACCCATTGTGATCATGCTTATCTGCAG ATTTTGGACGGTAATTCTACTGGATCATATCCTGGTTATTTCTGTGGAGAGATAGAGAGGAGCCATCTATACATATCTGAAAGTAACAATGTCATTCTGCAATTTATGGCTGACAACTTCACAGACCAGACTTACTTCTCATTCGACATAAAAGAAGAGCTTCAGCAACGTCTTCATCCTCGATACGGTCAATTATCAGCTTTATATCCGAATAGACGTGGTCAGCCTATAGCCAA TGGCTCTCCATGTGACCGGTTTTTCACTGAATGCCGACTTCAGACATGTTACGTCCAGTCTCCTGCGTTTCCTGGCTTTTATCCAAGAAATTTAAATTGTAAATACCTGATTTCTACTAGACAACCATTCATCAAG ACCGCTTGCCTAAACTTTACAAGTTATGAAAAGACCGCCCAATCAAATCTAATTAGTTTGGCCACACCAACTacaaaagtttataatggacgagataggCTGATTCTTTATGGTATTGAAGCTCTTTAA